A window of the bacterium genome harbors these coding sequences:
- a CDS encoding polysaccharide deacetylase family protein, producing MTDASIIIVYHYIQRKEERPRMKGMLVDDFERHVKLLLESGYRIVTLHEYLEATKDLTTLPPSKMAVLSFDDGLKVHIENVMPLFQKYGLKGSFFVITRPLTDRWLAPVHKNHLLLAASVEEDSLFSVADLITEATRWLVKNSGVAAPLNTEDLIKKYAAMSPWDDQTTAYYKYLLNVFVSEPVRSLLIDHLFRAFYGELSAWVSKFYLDKEDIQQMQRAGMEIGSHSHTHQFLSSLSEEAQREEIVRSKIILEEILGEMSTSFSYPYGLGGAYDQVAMDIAKTCGFRAALTCEKGYAAASPSLLAINRIDANDMQKYLIT from the coding sequence ATGACCGATGCATCAATCATCATCGTCTATCACTACATACAAAGAAAGGAGGAGCGGCCGAGAATGAAAGGCATGCTCGTGGATGATTTTGAACGACACGTCAAACTTTTATTAGAAAGCGGGTATCGCATCGTGACGTTACATGAGTACCTCGAGGCGACAAAGGATTTAACCACTCTCCCGCCGTCGAAAATGGCCGTGCTGAGTTTTGACGACGGCCTCAAGGTTCATATCGAAAATGTAATGCCTCTGTTTCAAAAATATGGACTAAAAGGGAGCTTTTTTGTGATCACTCGCCCCTTGACTGATCGCTGGCTTGCTCCGGTCCACAAAAACCACCTACTTCTTGCTGCGTCGGTAGAAGAAGACTCCTTGTTTTCTGTTGCTGATTTGATTACCGAAGCCACGCGTTGGCTCGTTAAAAACAGCGGGGTTGCGGCTCCTCTAAACACCGAGGACCTGATCAAAAAATATGCAGCGATGTCTCCCTGGGACGACCAGACGACTGCATATTATAAATATCTGCTCAATGTTTTTGTTTCCGAACCTGTGCGCTCGTTACTTATTGACCACTTGTTTCGCGCGTTCTACGGCGAACTATCGGCGTGGGTTAGCAAATTTTATTTAGACAAAGAGGACATACAGCAGATGCAGCGCGCCGGTATGGAAATCGGCTCTCACTCACATACACACCAATTTTTGTCTTCGCTTTCCGAAGAAGCGCAGCGCGAGGAAATCGTTCGCTCTAAAATAATACTTGAGGAAATTTTGGGGGAGATGAGTACGTCATTTTCGTACCCGTACGGTTTAGGCGGAGCATACGATCAAGTTGCGATGGATATTGCAAAAACGTGCGGCTTCCGTGCAGCCCTGACATGCGAGAAAGGCTACGCCGCCGCGTCTCCGAGCCTACTCGCCATTAACCGGATTGACGCCAATGACATGCAGAAATATCTGATTACATGA
- a CDS encoding CDP-glycerol glycerophosphotransferase family protein, with amino-acid sequence MHKDAKTIVITSFHSLISRNILSTDILKLLLRDGARLVIVVPRHKTVYYEKNFGGPNVCIEGVDANQPTRYFFGLFFKRLSWNMLATETVAIRQTYQRVVNKKWLQYYLFFLPARVLARSSLLVRFVRFLDYHLSPKNIFKKIFEHYAPDLIFATDIQNENDVALLQEAKKRSVPRAAMVRSWDNLSQWGMIRIVPLTLIVADEVSRQEAHALHYIPEKRIAVTGVPHYDRYRRGPQESRETFLASLGLDPTKKVVLHAPIGNFYVNDAEIDRVLLELLAETGENIIVRFPPLDTVSNIETLRAPNVYINKPGLAFGANRFADREITAADDTFLMNALCHSDVVTTGPSTIALDAALFNKPIILIHFYAAAKTHWDKLYGYDFTHIKRLVRSGGVRVAESEGEFRDLLKMYLQNPHLDESERGDIVRTICGPSDTRASERVVRALRALLAS; translated from the coding sequence ATGCATAAGGACGCCAAAACAATCGTCATTACCAGTTTTCACTCCTTAATTTCGAGAAATATTCTCTCGACGGATATCTTGAAACTGCTTCTACGAGACGGGGCGCGCCTCGTGATCGTGGTTCCTCGGCATAAAACCGTATATTACGAAAAAAATTTCGGCGGACCGAATGTTTGTATTGAAGGCGTCGACGCCAATCAACCAACGCGTTATTTTTTCGGTCTCTTCTTCAAACGCCTGTCCTGGAACATGCTCGCCACCGAGACCGTCGCCATCAGGCAAACGTACCAACGCGTCGTCAACAAAAAGTGGCTCCAGTACTATCTATTTTTTCTGCCAGCGCGTGTGCTGGCGCGCTCGTCTCTGCTCGTGCGCTTCGTGCGATTTTTGGATTACCATCTGTCGCCCAAAAATATATTTAAGAAAATTTTTGAGCACTATGCCCCCGATCTCATTTTTGCCACTGATATCCAGAACGAAAATGACGTCGCGCTACTGCAGGAAGCAAAAAAACGCTCTGTGCCACGAGCGGCGATGGTCAGATCGTGGGACAACCTCAGCCAGTGGGGGATGATCCGGATTGTGCCACTGACACTCATCGTCGCAGATGAGGTTTCAAGACAGGAGGCGCACGCGCTCCACTATATCCCCGAGAAACGCATCGCGGTTACCGGCGTTCCTCACTACGATCGCTACCGCCGCGGCCCGCAGGAGAGTCGGGAGACATTTCTCGCGTCGCTCGGTCTTGATCCGACAAAAAAAGTTGTTCTCCACGCGCCCATCGGCAATTTCTATGTGAACGACGCCGAGATTGACCGCGTGCTCCTCGAGTTACTTGCGGAGACCGGGGAAAATATCATCGTGCGCTTTCCGCCACTCGACACGGTGAGTAATATCGAAACTCTCCGTGCACCGAACGTGTATATTAATAAGCCGGGCCTCGCTTTTGGCGCCAACAGGTTTGCCGACCGAGAAATAACAGCCGCGGATGATACTTTTTTGATGAACGCCCTCTGTCACAGCGACGTGGTAACGACCGGACCCTCTACCATTGCGCTCGACGCGGCTCTGTTCAATAAACCGATTATTCTGATTCATTTTTACGCCGCGGCAAAAACGCACTGGGACAAACTCTATGGTTACGACTTTACGCACATCAAACGATTGGTCCGGAGCGGCGGTGTCCGGGTCGCAGAGAGCGAGGGGGAATTTCGTGATTTATTAAAAATGTATTTACAAAACCCTCACCTCGATGAGAGCGAACGAGGCGATATTGTCCGCACCATCTGCGGTCCATCAGATACAAGAGCGTCCGAGAGGGTCGTTCGTGCTCTTAGAGCCCTGTTGGCTTCATGA